Part of the Desulfatiglans anilini DSM 4660 genome is shown below.
TGATGCTGGTGCGCAGACTCTGCTTCGGGGCGGCGCAGCAGCTGCTGCTGCGCCCGAAGGGCGGGTGATTCGCCCTCCCATTCCGGTCGGGTTTCCAAAAGGGAGGCCGTAGGTGGCGGCCGGATGTTTCACGTGGCACGTGACCCGTGCCGTCGCTCCGCCGTCACGCCGGCGGAATGCCGATGCAGCGCTTGGTCGGCGGCATGAGCAGTCGAGGGCGGAAAAGCCCCTGGAAAAGAAGCGGCCGGGCGCAGGGGATGGGACAGGTCGTTTTTGATAAAGAATCAGCAAAAACAGGTGGTTGGTTGTCGAGACCCCCGGGGAATCTTCACGGGACGCGACCCCGCTTCGGTGTGAGTTCGAGCGGGGTCTCGAGGCGTCTGAGGGCCTCTTCGACGGAGCGGTTCTGGTGCACGAGCATGGCGATGGCGGCGACCATCCGCTCGGGCTGTGCGTGCTGAAAGACGTTCCGCCCCAATGCGGTCCCGGCTGCGCCGGCGTCCATCGCCTCCGCGACCATGCTGAGCACCGCACCGGACGACCCCATCTTGGGCCCCCCGGCCACGACGACAGGCACCCCGCACCCCCCGGTGACCTGGCGGAAGGATTCGGGATCCCCGGTGTACGGTATTTTGACCAGGTCCGCCCCCAGCTCGGCCCCCAGACGCGCGGCGTGGGCGATCAGCTGCGCACGGTCGACGGCGCCGCTCAGCGAGCTTTCCGGATACAGCATGGCAAGAAGGGGCATGCCCCACCGTCGGGCCTCTGCGGATATATAGGCGAAATCGTGCAGCATATCGGCTTCGTGAGCGCCGCCGATGTTGACGTGCACCGAGACGGCGTCCGCCCCGAGGCTGACGGCCTCTTCAACGGAGCAGACGAGGATCTTTCTCTGCGGATCGACGCCGCAATGGGTACTCCCGGAAAGATGAACGATAAGGCTGATTTGGGGAGGAAGATTCGCGGCGCATCGGCCAGCGGACCCTTTGTGGAGGATGACGGCCGATGCGCCGCCTTGGGCGGCGGCCAACGCGGCCTTTTCAATCTCGGCGATCCCGGTGATGGGCCCCATGGTATATCCATGATCGAGCGGAACGATGACGGTTCTTCGGGAGCCTGGATGGAGGATTCTTCTGAGCCTGGTTTGTTTTCCGTTCATGACGTCTTCACCGCCGGCAAAATGCTCATCGTGGGAGGCAGGCCGCAAGCGCTTGAAACAAGACCGTTTCGCCCTGCCGATTTTGACAGGACCTGATTATAATCACCTCCTGCGAGGATGACAAGCACCGCCTTTCGGTTCGTGCGGTGAGTGGCGGGATCTTGAAGCGAGATTCGGGAAAGACGCTCCTTCAAGGGTGAAGCCAAGCGCGACAGCCCGAGCCCGCTGACAACGAATCGGTTGACGAACCCCGGCCCGCGGTTCCGCCGCTTACTCCATCCAGAATGACCCGGTGAGCACCGGGGAAACCTCTTTCCGCTATGATTGCGACAGTTTCCTGTTCTACCGGGACGAGGGAGGCGCTAT
Proteins encoded:
- a CDS encoding 2-amino-3,7-dideoxy-D-threo-hept-6-ulosonate synthase; this encodes MNGKQTRLRRILHPGSRRTVIVPLDHGYTMGPITGIAEIEKAALAAAQGGASAVILHKGSAGRCAANLPPQISLIVHLSGSTHCGVDPQRKILVCSVEEAVSLGADAVSVHVNIGGAHEADMLHDFAYISAEARRWGMPLLAMLYPESSLSGAVDRAQLIAHAARLGAELGADLVKIPYTGDPESFRQVTGGCGVPVVVAGGPKMGSSGAVLSMVAEAMDAGAAGTALGRNVFQHAQPERMVAAIAMLVHQNRSVEEALRRLETPLELTPKRGRVP